A section of the Hevea brasiliensis isolate MT/VB/25A 57/8 chromosome 17, ASM3005281v1, whole genome shotgun sequence genome encodes:
- the LOC110647114 gene encoding protein DETOXIFICATION 12, translating to MGDTAENKIMEETLLIKEIRDRDDSLSNLTWHVFSQEVKKLGYIAGPMVAVTLSQYLLQFVSIMMVGHLDELALSSTAIAISLASVTGFSLLLGMASALETLSGQAYGAKQYQKLGIQTQTAIFCLILVCIPLSVIWINVGNILIFIGQDPKISHEAGKFITSLIPALFAYATLQPLVRYFQAQSLIFPMVLSSCGTLCLHIPLCWALVFKSGLENLGAALAMCISNWTNVIFLGLYMKYSSACAKTRAPISMQLLHGIGEFFRFAIPSAVMICLEWWSFELLVLLSGLLPNPELETSVLSVCLTIISTLYGIPYGFGAAASTRVSNELGAGNPQAARIAVYAVLFLVIVETTVFSATLFASRRVFGYVFSNEKEVVDYVTTMAPLVCLSVILDSLQGVLSGVARGSGWQHIGAYINLGAFYLCGIPVAAILGFWVKLRGRGLWIGIQVGAFTQTVLLAIVTSCTDWKRQASKAKERLFEGRSLVDNAIM from the exons ATGGGAGACACAGCAGAGAATAAGATCATGGAAGAGACTCTTTTAATCAAAGAAATTAGAGATCGCGATGATTCCTTATCAAATCTAACATGGCACGTGTTCAGTCAAGAAGTGAAAAAACTGGGTTACATAGCAGGACCCATGGTGGCTGTGACTCTTTCTCAGTACCTTTTGCAATTTGTTTCCATCATGATGGTTGGTCATCTTGATGAGCTTGCTCTCTCTAGCACCGCCATAGCCATTTCTCTAGCTAGCGTCACTGGTTTTAGTCTTCTT CTGGGGATGGCAAGTGCATTGGAAACTTTATCTGGACAAGCTTATGGAGCTAAGCAATATCAAAAACTGGGAATTCAAACTCAGACTGCTATATTCTGTTTAATCCTAGTTTGTATCCCTCTTTCTGTGATATGGATAAACGTGGGAAACATACTTATTTTCATTGGCCAAGATCCCAAAATTTCACATGAAGCTGGTAAATTTATAACGTCGCTAATTCCTGCACTCTTTGCCTATGCAACTCTTCAGCCTCTTGTTCGATACTTTCAGGCACAAAGTTTGATTTTCCCTATGGTCCTAAGCTCTTGTGGGACTCTTTGTCTCCATATCCCTCTGTGTTGGGCTTTAGTGTTCAAGTCAGGACTAGAAAACCTTGGAGCAGCATTAGCAATGTGTATTTCAAATTGGACGAATGTAATTTTTCTTGGACTATACATGAAGTACTCCTCTGCCTGTGCCAAAACACGTGCCCCAATTTCTATGCAGTTACTCCATGGAATCGGAGAATTCTTTCGCTTTGCTATACCTTCTGCAGTAATGATCTG CCTTGAATGGTGGTCATTTGAGCTGCTTGTGTTGCTCTCAGGACTCTTACCAAATCCAGAGCTTGAAACGTCAGTCCTATCTGTTTG TCTCACAATTATTTCTACACTCTATGGAATTCCATATGGATTTGGTGCTGCAGCAAG tacTAGAGTCTCAAATGAATTAGGAGCAGGAAACCCACAAGCAGCACGTATTGCTGTTTATGCTGTGTTGTTTCTTGTAATTGTGGAGACGACTGTATTCAGTGCTACCCTCTTTGCCAGCCGCCGCGTTTTCGGTTATGTTTTCAGCAACGAAAAGGAAGTAGTGGATTATGTCACAACTATGGCTCCTCTGGTTTGTCTGTCAGTAATATTGGACAGCTTACAAGGGGTGCTTTCAG GAGTTGCAAGGGGGTCTGGATGGCAGCACATAGGAGCTTATATAAACCTGGGGGCCTTCTATCTATGTGGGATTCCAGTTGCTGCAATATTGGGATTCTGGGTGAAGTTAAGAGGAAGGGGCCTTTGGATTGGAATACAAGTTGGTGCCTTTACACAAACAGTTCTACTTGCTATTGTAACAAGCTGCACAGATTGGAAAAGACAG GCAAGCAAGGCAAAGGAAAGGTTATTTGAAGGAAGATCTTTAGTTGACAATGCAATAATGTGA